A part of Paenibacillus sp. IHBB 10380 genomic DNA contains:
- a CDS encoding DMT family transporter gives MNRINYLLLLGIGMIWGSQFFFVDLVINSITPITLAACKALLGTLTLAMLNLFSAKKESTQGQSKLWSSFIWIGVLEAVVPFILIGWGQQYINSSTASILLGTVPIFTIIFVKIFAPNEKLPFKKWMSIIIGFGGLCLLFAPDISSISFAGNFIGYVALLGASISFAASLLLIKRLPPMSSILAMRNVLFVASIILLPLAFIFEDPLSIQLSWQQILDVIILGVLQAGIVYMLYNMLIRRTSAAFASLTNYLVPLFGILLGTIVLGDQLTWNSIVALIVILVSLAVGEKS, from the coding sequence ATGAACAGGATAAATTATTTACTGTTGCTAGGTATCGGCATGATCTGGGGTTCGCAATTTTTCTTTGTCGATTTGGTGATCAACTCCATTACGCCGATTACATTAGCGGCCTGCAAAGCTTTGCTAGGAACCCTCACACTTGCCATGTTAAATTTGTTCTCCGCTAAAAAGGAGAGCACGCAAGGACAATCTAAACTATGGAGCTCATTCATCTGGATTGGGGTGCTGGAGGCGGTTGTGCCCTTCATCTTGATCGGTTGGGGACAGCAGTATATTAACAGTAGCACGGCTTCTATTTTATTGGGTACCGTGCCGATCTTCACCATTATTTTTGTTAAAATTTTTGCACCGAACGAAAAGCTGCCATTCAAGAAATGGATGAGTATTATCATCGGATTTGGGGGGTTATGCCTACTATTCGCTCCTGATATTTCTTCAATCTCTTTTGCTGGGAATTTTATTGGTTATGTGGCTTTATTAGGCGCGTCTATTAGCTTTGCCGCATCGCTGCTTCTGATTAAACGGCTCCCTCCTATGTCTTCAATTCTAGCTATGCGAAATGTTCTATTCGTTGCGTCAATCATTTTACTGCCGCTTGCTTTTATATTTGAGGACCCATTAAGTATTCAATTGAGCTGGCAGCAAATCCTTGACGTTATTATATTAGGTGTACTTCAAGCTGGAATAGTATACATGCTGTATAATATGTTGATTAGGCGGACAAGCGCCGCATTTGCATCGCTCACTAACTATTTGGTACCCCTGTTCGGTATTTTGTTAGGAACAATAGTGTTGGGTGATCAGTTAACATGGAATTCTATCGTTGCGCTAATCGTTATTTTAGTTTCACTAGCAGTTGGTGAAAAAAGCTAG